From the genome of Polyodon spathula isolate WHYD16114869_AA chromosome 14, ASM1765450v1, whole genome shotgun sequence, one region includes:
- the LOC121326755 gene encoding ATP-dependent DNA/RNA helicase DHX36-like isoform X3: MALLFCSVQPGQWYHLYNGLRASLLDDYQLQEMMRTPLKELCLQIKILKLGRIASFLRAALDLQSNETVNLAVTHLMDLDKEKLEDTKRLAKTSKSDHLTVVNAFWGWEEAKQHGYKAECDYCWEHFPSSNTLQMLHNMKAQFAEHLLAAGFIEQKPQRSQFQYQLRYSCMTAPK; this comes from the exons atggcaTTGCTTTTCTGCAGTGTGCAGCCTGGTCAGTGGTACCATCTGTATAATGGATTGAGAGCCAGCCTCCTGGATGATTATCAGTTGCAAGAAATGATGAGGACTCCATTGAAGGAACTCTGCTTACAAATAAAG ATATTAAAGCTTGGCAGAATTGCCTCATTTCTCAGGGCTGCATTGGATCTCCAATCGAATGAGACTGTCAACTTAGCTGTAACCCATTTAATGGACCTG gatAAAGAAAAGCTTGAAGATACAAAGAGGTTGGCAAAGACCTCTAAAAGTGACCATCTAACTGTAGTGAATGCATTTTGG gGCTGGGAGGAAGCAAAACAACATGGTTACAAAGCTGAGTGTGACTACTGCTGGGAGCACTTTCCGTCTTCAAACACCCTCCAG ATGCTGCACAACATGAAAGCACAATTTGCAGAACACCTGCTGGCTGCCGGATTCATCGAGCAAAAACCCCAAAGATCCCAATTCCAGTATCAACTCAG ATATTCCTGTATGACTGCACCGAAGTGA
- the LOC121326755 gene encoding ATP-dependent DNA/RNA helicase DHX36-like isoform X1: MALLFCSVQPGQWYHLYNGLRASLLDDYQLQEMMRTPLKELCLQIKILKLGRIASFLRAALDLQSNETVNLAVTHLMDLDKEKLEDTKRLAKTSKSDHLTVVNAFWGWEEAKQHGYKAECDYCWEHFPSSNTLQMLHNMKAQFAEHLLAAGFIEQKPQRSQFQYQLRLKVCAKPDSKVSVHPKSVNAEAAEFHYSWLIYHLKMKRSSVSWKYYSC, translated from the exons atggcaTTGCTTTTCTGCAGTGTGCAGCCTGGTCAGTGGTACCATCTGTATAATGGATTGAGAGCCAGCCTCCTGGATGATTATCAGTTGCAAGAAATGATGAGGACTCCATTGAAGGAACTCTGCTTACAAATAAAG ATATTAAAGCTTGGCAGAATTGCCTCATTTCTCAGGGCTGCATTGGATCTCCAATCGAATGAGACTGTCAACTTAGCTGTAACCCATTTAATGGACCTG gatAAAGAAAAGCTTGAAGATACAAAGAGGTTGGCAAAGACCTCTAAAAGTGACCATCTAACTGTAGTGAATGCATTTTGG gGCTGGGAGGAAGCAAAACAACATGGTTACAAAGCTGAGTGTGACTACTGCTGGGAGCACTTTCCGTCTTCAAACACCCTCCAG ATGCTGCACAACATGAAAGCACAATTTGCAGAACACCTGCTGGCTGCCGGATTCATCGAGCAAAAACCCCAAAGATCCCAATTCCAGTATCAACTCAG gtTGAAGGTTTGCGCAAAACCAGATAGCAAAGTTAGCGTCCACCCCAAGTCAGTAAATGCAGAAGCAGCAGAATTCCATTACAGCTGGCTTATCTATCACCTGAAGATGAAAAGAAGCAGTGTAAGTTGGAAATATTATTCATGTTAG
- the LOC121326755 gene encoding ATP-dependent DNA/RNA helicase DHX36-like isoform X2 yields the protein MMRTPLKELCLQIKILKLGRIASFLRAALDLQSNETVNLAVTHLMDLDKEKLEDTKRLAKTSKSDHLTVVNAFWGWEEAKQHGYKAECDYCWEHFPSSNTLQMLHNMKAQFAEHLLAAGFIEQKPQRSQFQYQLRLKVCAKPDSKVSVHPKSVNAEAAEFHYSWLIYHLKMKRSSVSWKYYSC from the exons ATGATGAGGACTCCATTGAAGGAACTCTGCTTACAAATAAAG ATATTAAAGCTTGGCAGAATTGCCTCATTTCTCAGGGCTGCATTGGATCTCCAATCGAATGAGACTGTCAACTTAGCTGTAACCCATTTAATGGACCTG gatAAAGAAAAGCTTGAAGATACAAAGAGGTTGGCAAAGACCTCTAAAAGTGACCATCTAACTGTAGTGAATGCATTTTGG gGCTGGGAGGAAGCAAAACAACATGGTTACAAAGCTGAGTGTGACTACTGCTGGGAGCACTTTCCGTCTTCAAACACCCTCCAG ATGCTGCACAACATGAAAGCACAATTTGCAGAACACCTGCTGGCTGCCGGATTCATCGAGCAAAAACCCCAAAGATCCCAATTCCAGTATCAACTCAG gtTGAAGGTTTGCGCAAAACCAGATAGCAAAGTTAGCGTCCACCCCAAGTCAGTAAATGCAGAAGCAGCAGAATTCCATTACAGCTGGCTTATCTATCACCTGAAGATGAAAAGAAGCAGTGTAAGTTGGAAATATTATTCATGTTAG